A single Oryzias melastigma strain HK-1 linkage group LG24, ASM292280v2, whole genome shotgun sequence DNA region contains:
- the ttc32 gene encoding tetratricopeptide repeat protein 32 produces MDEDSLQLLENAHTEFNTRNFKSAEDLYSKFISSCSRSSKCEAGKLAAAYNNRGQIKYFRVDFYEAIEDYSSAIQADSQFEIPFYNRGLIHYRLGFFDDAKRDFQQALKLNPHFEDAKVSLQQTLLDQQQKINRGY; encoded by the exons ATGGATGAAGACAGCCTTCAACTTCTCGAAAATGCCCACACAGAATTTAACACCCGCAATTTTAAATCGGCGGAGGATCTTTATTCTAAGTTTATATCCTCTTGTTCCCGGTCCAG CAAATGTGAAGCTGGCAAGTTGGCCGCCGCTTACAACAACCGTGGGCAGATAAAGTACTTCCGGGTGGACTTTTATGAAGCAATAGAGGATTACTCTTCTGCAATACAAGCTGACAGTCAGTTTGAAATTCCTTTCTACAACAGAGGTCTCATACATTATAGATTAG ggttttttgaTGATGCCAAGAGGGATTTCCAGCAAGCCCTAAAGCTCAATCCACATTTTGAAGATGCCAAAGTGAGCCTGCAGCAGACACTTCTTGACCAGCAGCAGAAGATTAATAGGGGATActaa